A segment of the Arachis hypogaea cultivar Tifrunner chromosome 5, arahy.Tifrunner.gnm2.J5K5, whole genome shotgun sequence genome:
TAATATACCTAACATAACAATACTAAAAAGTACGTCTAACTAACTAACACGTAAACAATAAATCTGTTATTCTAACTAATAAACGATCTATACCGAACAATTTTATCTAACATGTAAACAGTAAACCaagttaacataaaaaaatagacTATTATTTACTAACTTGGAACTGAGACAATCGTTGACACTAAACTTCATAGATGTCGAAAAGGCAGaaaaaagtaacaaaaaattTGGAAGAGATAATAAAAGAAGAAAGCGACAAACTAAAATGGTCCCCCACTATATATAGTGTGTTGAATTTATCATAGAATTCGCCGAAGGACGGTGAACGACAAACTCTataatttatatagagttcaCTGGAAGCGCAACAAACTTactgtttataaaaaaaattcgtaTTTTCAAAGATAAAcctaaaagttaatttttaaaaaatatttatttattttattttataaatgaaaaaaatcctcatttattctatttttttaaaaagaacttAGGCTGTTTATCCAAAGTGACTGAACAAACAAAAGGTGTATAACCAAGAACCATCATTTCAAGTTTTGTGGGCGTTTTTGAAAACAAGTCCTTAAGTTCTTACCCCATTTCCCTTTCGCTCTTCCTCAGACCCAACAACTCAAACAACCACAACAACCACAAACTCGTCCTTTTTCAGATCCTTCACTGCATCATCGTGATCTTCACTCCCCAAATCACTAGATTCAACCTAAGTAAGTAATAGATTAATCAATCCAAACAAAAATTCCCACTAATTTGGTCTCTTCTATTCCcgattttcttattcttttccaCTTTCCCCCAATTTTATTGAAAGGTGATTTTTCTATTTGCGGTCTTGTCTCAACAACAAGACAGCATAAAGATGAGCGAGGTTTTTGAAGGGTACGAGCGCCAGTACTGCGAGCTCTCTGCAAATCTCTCTCGCAAATGCAGTTCAACCTCTCATCTTTCGGATCAAGGTTCTCTCTACTAACTCTCGTCAAATTAAAAATCTCAACTTTGTTGTCATTTACCACCTATTTTCTTTTCGTTTGTTCTGATGTCTTTAGTATGCATGTATCTTCGGTGTGTTGAGGATCTTTAGATTAGCTTAATTTGGGGCTTAAAATACAGATTTTTAATTTCTATGCAGTATGCACTGCACTGGCATCCAATCAAGTGCTATAGTGCATATGGAGGTTAACTATTTTTATCTATATGGCTGCATCTGAGTGGATTTTAGTCTATAGAGATTAAACTCTTGAAAGATATAAGAGATCGTTTCGCCCGaagttaattatttgttattactAAAATACCGAAGTTGGATGCAGATTGCAGAGCTGCTTAATGTGATTTATATTTGCATGCGATCTTCCAAATTATCTAGTAGATTGGTTATGAGGAATGTTAGAATTGGTTATAACTGAGAAAATCGGGGAATTGAACAGAGTTTTGCAATACTGAATGAAAAATGGTGTCCTAAGCAAGTACAGTGCATACAATCTACTGTTGAGTGGAATGGAAAAATGTGTCCTTGAGATTGCTTCTGTGACATGAGcatgtcttttttttcttttgtttttttatatcaTTACTCTGTAAACCTGAGGATGTCTACAACTCATGTCTAAGTTGATATTAAGTTCTAGTAACTGATTTTTTTCTTTGTTCCGTAATCATCACTAATTTCAGATCAGAAGCAGCAAAGCCTTTCTGAGATTAAAGTTGGACTAGATGATGCCGATGTGCTGGTATAAAATTTTACATTCTCCTGGGTTTAGGGCCTTTTGCTAAGTATTATCTTCtatttgtttctttatttctcttgtcAATCTAACTTTGTCTCCAGATACGGAAAATGGACCTTGAGGCTAGAAGTTTGCAGCCAAGTGTAAAAGCAAATCTGCTTGCAAAGTTGAGGGAATATAAATCTGATCTGACGaagttaaaaaaagaatttaagagGTTAACATCACCTACTGCTGATCAGGCTGCCCGTGAAGATTTGTTGGAGGCTGGAATGGCTGATGCACATGCAGTATGTCTTTAATTCTAGACTGTATTACTTAATTGTAGATTTATGTTTCAAGTGAAAAACCAAAGCTCGCAATTTTAAACTTGCATGGTTAGAGAATCCAAGTTGATAGAAAAAAGGTTTCTGTTTTAATTATGCTCACTTTACCCTATAATAGTTTATTATAATATTAGATATTTGTTTTTCCTTCTTTTCTATATCTCCTTAAGTTGGATCTTCTCTTCAATAAACCTTGATCGTCTGCCAAAGTAACTACCATAATGGATCTTCAGCTTTCAAAACGAGATCAGAGTTCTATTACTATTTTGTAAAATATTCTCTCAGCAGCAAAAAGAATGAGCTAAATATTATACAGATAAGGTTGTTGTGATAGATGAATCACACAACAAAACTTGGAATGAGTTCACTAGGGAATGATAGGATTCAGGTTGTAACAAAATCGGTAGGCTTTATTGATGAACTAGGGATTGTAAATCACAATCCCTTATTGGAATACACTGTTAGAACTACCAACTATGGAGGGAGTTCTTCCTCTCCTATATTAATAGATCTAAtagaaatttcacaaaaaaactaaaactaactaattgactaGTATTTATAGGCAGCAACTAGGACTAAGACTATTGCCCTTATGCCTGCCAGTGCAGCTGAAAGGGAACAAACAACAATTAGGAACTAAAACCCGCAAGTAGACTACTTACTTTTCTCTTGTAAACTAAACCAAACTGGTTTCTATCATTACTCCCCCCTTGGACAACTACCTTGTCCTCAAGGTGGATCTCTGGAAAGGAGCTCCAATTGCTCCACTGCCTCCGGGACTGCTTCGTGCTCCAACCAATCCCCCTCTTAAGCCTCAGGTTCCATAATCAgcaatttgaattccttgtttTTGCACCCATGCTTTGCTGAGTATGGTTTGTCGTAGAAAAGGCATTCACCTTGTGCACGTTTAGAAACTAAACAGATAGCCAATTAACAGCAATTAGgaactaaaacaaactaaaaccaGCAAGTAGACTACTTACCACTCCTCTTGTAAACTAAACCAGACCTGTTTCTATCAGAGAAAGTTGAGGTAATGCCTATTGGGGCTTTGGTGGTAAAGTCCTGTCGTAACTAGCTTAGTCATGTGATGAGAAGACTTGTAGGAATTTCAGTTTGAATAATAGATCAAACGGAGGCTATCAATGGGGCAGAGGAAGACCCCACAAAAAAGAACATGGgagaaaaagggggggggggggggacttTAGACAAAgtcactaaaaaatattttaactttaatGGCTGCCTATATTTTATAGATGTGGTTTATGATGGGATGCAATAGCATAATTTCGTCCATGTAGTTGACTGCACCTAATGGGAAAATGATCAATTGTTGTTGTATAACTGTTCATCtaataagtaataatattaagGTACTTAGTGTTTGATATATTTAGCCTTTCTTTGTCTTCAATTCTGGAATACCTGTTTATAGCTCCTGGACATTACTGAAATTCAAGGAAATATCTCAACTGTGATTGAATGTGGGTTTACTCATAATAATGCCTAATTTGTATAATGATATAGATATGATGCTGTTAGCCTATCTGGGATGCATTAAATGTATAGTGACTACATTTTCCATTCTTTATGTAGCTTTTGATCTATGACCTTTTCTCGTGGCATGCATATTTGATCACTTATGTTAGAGATCATTATGCCTGTGATGAGAAGTGGACTGATTCAAATAGCATTGATGATGTTTGCGCATGCATATTGGCCTCATTTCTGTCTTATCATAGTACTTTgtgtttaaaaatttgaaattaatagGTTTTGAAGTTGATTGCATTTATTAAGAAAGTTTAGTTGCAAATGCATATCCGGAATTCTCTTCAGCCTGtgccatattttatttttatgaattttaaaattatcactTGGATTTGGTTGAAATTGAACACAAGTAGTGCAGCATGTTGTTACTATTTGGtggaattttcttatttatttatttatttattttcatatatgGATTATATTTCAGGTATCTGCTGATCAGAGAGAAAGATTAACTATGTCAGTGGAGAGATTACATGACTCGAGTGATAGAATCAGGGAAAGCCGAAGAACCATGCTTGAGACGGAAGAACTTGGTGTGTCAATCCTCCAAGATCTACACCAGCAGCGGGAGACTCTCTTGAGCTCCCATAAAAAAGTAGGTTGTTATGATAATGCTATTCTTTTGAGATTATTTCAATATACCTTAAAGTTAAGTTTTTGTCGTGGTATGTTAAATGCTTTTAGTGATGTGCTTATACATGATTGAATAATCTACACTGTCGAGGCATGACAGGCATCAATTTATTATACTTTTTTAACGGTGTTCTCTTTAGGTTCTACTTTGATTTATTAGGAAAAATATAATGAGATGCTCATAGTTTTCTAAGGAGAATGATCCTTGAAAAGTTGATTCAAAGCCCTGAATATGATTTAGAAGTTTAGTAAAAATTGTTGATTAATGGTCACTTATTTTCTTATGCCTTGCAGCTTCATGGGGTAGATGATGCCATTGACAAGAGTAAGAAGGTCTTAACTACCATGTCAAGAAGAATAACTAGAAACAAATGGGTTGTTGCATCTCTGATTGGAGCTCTTGTTTTAGCCATAGTAATTATTCTACTTTACAAATTATCTCATTAGCTATTAATATGCTCAAGTTACGTCTGGAGGGAAGTGATTCTTCTCTGCTTTCTGTTCTTGGTTGTAAATAGGAACCCCTACCCTATTATCTTTACATTTATTTCTGCATTGTGACTTCATGCTATGCTATGTTTTCAATGATAATTTGCTTTTATGCTCTAAATAGGAACCACCATCATACCTTCATGAAAGTAATATTGTTTCATTAAGAAACTTTCGTGTTTCTTGAAGTAATATATTTCTCCTACTAATGTATGTGACTATTTTTGATATCAAGTTATATCGAATAGTGATCGATTATGAATTCAATAACATAAATGACTTTTTCATtattatatgtaaatatttttctatccGGCTCGCGACATATGACGGTAATCTTTCTCTATCTGTTAACTGTTTACGTTCAGCACGACAGGTTCATATTACACAGATACTATATAAATATTTACTGAGTCCCATAAGTTGATCGATTGGAAACTCCTGATGATTAGTACTATTATGGCTGTAGCATGACCTACTTAGAGTTGAGATGTTACAATATTAATAATGAACTCTTGGAAAATTTCCATTATACTAaacctctaattttttttttcacatgatATATAATCtggaaagtaaaaataattaaaaagcaaTTGGAAAGGCTAGTTTGctaattaaatgagaataacaAAAAAGAATGAAATAGTTAAAATAATAACAGCAACTTTACCTTTtcacaaagtaatggacaaatTTGggtgataagaaaaaaaaaaacccatgAGCAAAAGACACTGCTTAGGTAACTTTGGTCTCTAGAAAGATAGTTGGATAGATAGTTTTTTAATACATCTCTAAAAAATTTGTTCTCGATAACTTAGGTCATCgaaataatcttttttattagACCTTTAAAGAATCTGTTCTTGACAAACTAGATCATAGggatgaaattaaaataacaaacacTAGAAGTTAGTTTAGGctgaatcttttaatttattaatgataTAAGTAAAACAAATCACTCAATTCACTTGAATACACATAGAAATTAGTGCATTATATGCACAAtaaattttattcataaaaaactccataaaatattttacaaatgtGCTTAAATAGAACTAATTGATTAGCCTAAAGTGGGTCAGATTTTCTTAGAATAAAgctataaaatttgaaatttaactaaaaatataaCTCCAAAAATAAtcctaactaatttaaattatattcgaTCTGATTAGATttgatcagatttgatttaaatattaaacacctaaagatatgataattaatttaaatttaaatacataaaagtaCTACTCAAcggattaaaattaaattaaatcttttgATAAATCCTGACAATAAATCAGATTTAAATTTAAGCTATCCTATTTAAAATTTGAACTAGTAAAGACAATAAGTCCAAAACTGCTGGCACCTTATGTAATTTCTGAATCTGAATTAAATTCAACTTAGTTAGATGTGGTCTAAATTTAGTAAACTCCTCATGGTTACTTGCATTCCACGTAACTTGAGTAAACTCATATTCTTTGTGCCCTAAGTCAATACATTTGTTCTTGAGATGAATTCTTGGTCTACTTGATCTCCAAGGCTCGTATTGTAATGATtcgtaatctttttttttttttttgaaaatttaagggTTAAGTTCGATTTTAGTCCCCAACGTAGAGGTCAAAAATTGATTTCGTCCCCtactttttttttgctacaaattGGTAcccaaagtttcagtttgttttaaaatcgtcctttttaccaattttatttttttattaccaaactacccctcattaaaaaaattataaaataaaataaatataaaaaaataaaaaagaaagcaaagaaagGGATACAGATTACAGAGAAAGAAGGGGAGTTGGGGCGCGAGAaaggggggtgggggtgggggagggggagggggcaGGGAAGGGAAGCCGCACCGCTGCACCGCCGCACCGCTGCACCGCCGCACCACCGCACCGTCGCACCGCTGCCCTGCCGCCTATGATCCGCCGCTGCTCCTCCTCCTCACCCTCACCGGCcgcttcttattcttcttcttcttcttctccgccACTGCTCTTCCTCCTCGCCCTCACCGccaccgcttcttcttcttcttttgtgaaCTGAATTTTTTTGTAGAATTTCTGAATCTTTTGTGAAATATTGTTGTTACTGAATTTGGCTTGAATTTGGAATATTGTTGGATCGGGGGAGAGAAAGAAGGGTGCAGGGGTTATGCGAAGAGAAACGGGGGAGGGGGGAGGAAAGGGAAGAAGGGGGAGGGAGGggtgttgaggaagaagaggggaaGGGTTTTATGCGTAAAGTAAAGGGAAAAGGGAGAAGGGGTTATGcgaagggagaagggagaaggggggagggggaggggggttCGGGAAGAAGAGGGGAAGGGTCTTCGCCGTCGCCACCGCCGTTCTTCGCCGCCGCCACCACTGCTCTTCTTTACTCGATGGCCGTTGCTCGTCGTCGTTCGGGTGGCTCATCGGATTCTGCTTCTGCttccatcattcttcttcttattctttcatTCTGCTTCTATtatatttgttgattttttattgttgttgtttctggttgattctgattctgattgattatattgtttcattattattgttattgttgttctgTTTCTGTTTCTGCTCCTGCTTCTTCTATTTCTACTTGATTCCATTGTTGATTCATTGgtgatttattgttgttgttgttgttgtcctacTACTGCTTCTGTTTGATTAATTGATGTTGTTGCTTTTGGTTCTGCTTGTGCGTGCTTCTGCAtaattttggggaagaaggggaagaagaggggagggagggagggaaggATATTTTCAtccgaaggacgattttaaaacaaactaaaaccttggggaccattttgtagcaaaaaaaaagttgGGGACGAAATCGATTTTTGATctctacgttggggaccaaaatcgAACTTAACCCAAAATTTAAATATAGATAAGTTAGGGTTTATTTTAAGTttgagctttttatttttaaaaaaatttattttaaataattaaattgattatATAACAAGTTGATTCTAAATCAATTAAGAttcttatataattttattgTAATTGTATATCTTGTATAATTAAAATATGGGTATTTGATAAATGATAAAAATGGCATaatttaatttgagtaattaatATTTTAGGTTTAAATTGTATTTATAGAAGatgatttatttgtttattttataatttaaattaagaataatgatttaaatttattggtatgttgataaataaaattttatatgtttttaaagtaattttactgtaatatattttaatattaaattattatattatctcaaaaattttgtaaaattcatataTTACTCATATATATTTTACTCTAACTCTAATCCTGAATTTCTTAAATTTACCACACTATATGCTTCTGATATCACTCTTTTACTCACACGTATTCTCACAATCGTCAACTTCACCAGCTTAACAAAAAATATGCGTATATTTAAGAGTGcttaaatttaaatcaatataaattaaACTGCTCATTCAATTCAATCCAAACTGAAAACGATTAAAATTGTAACATGTTGCATAAAATACGGAAGCACTTATCCTCGTGGAAAGGAAGATTGTTTTTAATAGAGCGGGGTGACTTTATCGAAAAAAGTGTACAAAATGCAAGTAAGTCTTTTTCCTCCTTCCACTTGCAATGATATTGATAAATTTGTGAGGCAATTTGTTTGGAGTGCTAACACTAGCAAAAGGGGGTTCCATTTAACCTCTTGGTCGATTTTATTAAGTCCTAAGAAGTATGGAGGCCTGGCTTTAAGATATTCACGCTTAACTAATTTAACTCTTCTTGGCAAGCTGGTCTGGCAAATCCTACACTGTCCAAAGAAGACATGAGTTCATGCCATGAGAAATAAATATCTAAAGGTAAGGACATTTTCAACTTTTAAAGCATCTAGTCATTCTTCGGTGCTTTGAAAATCTATTGTCAAAGTTGCAGCTATTCTTAGGGATGGTTATGAATGGAAAATTGGCTCTATGActgatactttttttttattttatccatgGATAAAAATTGGTACTGTCGGGGAGAGGATGAACATTATTGAGATTGATGAAACTAATTTCTGCACTGAAGATGTCCTAATGCATAACAATTGGCAACTTAATC
Coding sequences within it:
- the LOC112801595 gene encoding vesicle transport v-SNARE 12, yielding MSEVFEGYERQYCELSANLSRKCSSTSHLSDQDQKQQSLSEIKVGLDDADVLIRKMDLEARSLQPSVKANLLAKLREYKSDLTKLKKEFKRLTSPTADQAAREDLLEAGMADAHAVSADQRERLTMSVERLHDSSDRIRESRRTMLETEELGVSILQDLHQQRETLLSSHKKLHGVDDAIDKSKKVLTTMSRRITRNKWVVASLIGALVLAIVIILLYKLSH